The nucleotide sequence GCTCGAGTTCGCGTTCGGCCCGGTAACGGAGGGCACGATGGCGGACGGCGCCGCCCTGGAAATCCTCCGAGTTCCGGCCGTCTGTTTCTGCCGCACGTGTGAATCCGAGTTCCAGCCGGATGATATCATCCATTTCTGCCCCGACTGCGGCGCCCCGGCACTGGAAATGCTTCAAGGCACGGAGATGGAACTGGCCTCACTGGAAGTCTCATAATCGATTATGCCTGAACCACCCACTCGTCTCATCGAAGTCACGGAAGCCCTTTTGGGCAAGAATGAGGACATCGCCGCCCGCAATCGCGCGCTCTTTGGTAAGCGCGGAATGCTTGTGCTGAACGTCCTGTCTTCGCCCGGGTCCGGTAAAACCACGCTCATCCATCGCGCCATCGCGGAGCTCTCACCGGAACTCGCGCTCGGCGTCATCGTTGGCGACCTGGCGACGGACAACGACGCCAAACGTCTTCGCGAAGCCGGTGGCCCCGTCATCCAGATCACCACCGGGACTGTGTGCCACCTCGAAGCCGAAATGGTCGCCCGCGCCGCGAACGACATGGGACTCGACGGCCTGGACATCCTTGTCATCGAAAACGTCGGCAACCTCGTCTGCCCGTCGGCCTATGACCTGGGGGAAGATATTCGAATCGTTCTCCTCGCCACAACCGAGGGTGAAGACAAGCCCCTCAAATACCCGACAATGTTCCGGACGGCGGACGCTGTGATCCTGAATAAGAGCGACATCTCCGAGGTGCTGGGATTCGACCGCGAGGCGGCCCTGGCGGCCATCAGGGCGGTTTCCCCCGCCGCGCCCATCTTTGAGGTCTCCGCCCGCACCGGGGCAGGCATGGATGCCTTCTATCGCTATCTGAGAGATCGGCTCGCGGCCAAGAGAAGCGCTTCGGCGGGGTGATCCGCACGAAAGCAGCTTCACGCCGCTCCGACCGAAACCCAAAAAACAACCTGGCGATGATGCCGGAAAGTGAGCCTGCACATGGGGCTTAACGAAGAAGCACTGGAATACCACAGCCGGAAACCTGCCGGCAAACTCGAAATCACACCCACCAAACCCTGTTCCACCCAGCACGACCTTGCCCTGGCCTATACGCCGGGCGTCGCGGAACCCTGCCGCCGCATCGCTGCCAACCCGGACGACGCGTTCCTCTATACGTCGCGCGGCAACCTCGTCGCCGTCATCACCAACGGAACGGCGGTGCTCGGCCTCGGCAACATCGGCCCGCTGGCCGCCAAGCCCGTGATGGAAGGCAAAGCGCTGCTGTTCAAGCGATTCGCGGACCTCGACGCCGTGGACCTCGAACTGGACACGGAGGATCCGGAGGCGTTCATCGCCGCGGTGAAGCTGCTCGAGCCCTCGTTTGGCGGGATCAACCTCGAAGACATCAAGGCGCCTGAGTGCTTCCTGATCGAGGAGCGTCTGCGCGCGGAGATGAACATCCCGGTTTTCCACGACGATCAGCACGGAACGGCCATCATCTCCGGCGCAGGGCTGCTCAATGCGCTGGACCTGGTGGGGAAGCGGTTCGAGGACGTGAAAATTGTCTTCAGCGGCGCCGGCGCGGCGGCCATCGCTTGCGCCCGGTTCTACAAAATCCTCGGCGCCAAGGCCGAGAACATTCTCTTCGTCGACAGCAAGGGGGTGTTGCACAAGGGCCGCACCGAGGGCATGAATTCGGTGAAAGCGGAATTCGCCGCCGAGACGGATGCCCGCACTTTGGCCGATGCGCTCGTGGGCGCCGACGTGTTCGTCGGCCTCTCCGGCGCCGGAATCGTTTCGCCGGCGATGCTCTGTTCAATGGCGGACAAGCCCATCGTTTTCGCGCTCGCCAATCCCGAGCCCGAAATCTCGTACGAAGACGCGCTGGCAGCGCGCCCGGACGTCATCGTAGCCACCGGCCGTTCGGACAAGCCGAACCAGGTCAACAACGTGCTGGGATTTCCCTTCATCTTCCGGGGCGCCCTGGATGTTCGCGCCACCGGCGTGAACGGTGCGATGGAGATCGCCGCCGCCCGCGCCCTGGCGGAACTCGCGCGCGCGGACGTGCCGGACTCCGTCGCCAAGGCGTACGGCGTGAATGTGCTTCACTTCGGCCCGGATTACCTTATCCCCAAACCACTGGACCCCCGCGTGCTGCTCTGGGTCGCCCCGGCCGTGGCCAAAGCCGCGATGGACACCGGTGTCGCGCGCGTGACCCTCGACATCGATAAGTACCGCGAACAACTGGAAGCGCGACTCGGCGCCTCTCGCGAACTGATGCGCATCATCATCAACAAAGCCCGCGCTCACCCCAAACGTATCGTGCTCGCCGAGGGCGACAACGAGAAAACCATTCGCGCGGCCGTGCGTATGAAGCAGGACGGCATCGCCCTGCCCGTGCTGTTGGGCAGCGAATCCGTCGTATGCCGGGTGGCCTCCGATCTGCAGGCAGACCTCACCGGTATCCAGATTCTGGACCCCGAAGACCCGAAGACCCGCGCCGCGTGCGCGCAGCGGATCCACGAATTGCGCTGCCGGAAGGGGATCACCAGCACCGAGGCCTGGGAAATGGCCGGCAACCCGAACTATCTCGCTGCCGTGATGGTGGAGACCGGCCAGGCGGACGGTATGGTCACCGGTGTCACGTTCCACTACGCCGACGCCCTCCGACCGCCGCTCCAGATCATCCGCGCCGCCGAGGGCTGCCGAACCGCCGCGGGCGTATACGTTTTGACCACGCGAAA is from Armatimonadota bacterium and encodes:
- the hypA gene encoding hydrogenase maturation nickel metallochaperone HypA: MHEVSIMQSALEAAERHALEQGATRIHRIVLRIGAESGVVPDALEFAFGPVTEGTMADGAALEILRVPAVCFCRTCESEFQPDDIIHFCPDCGAPALEMLQGTEMELASLEVS
- the hypB gene encoding hydrogenase nickel incorporation protein HypB — protein: MPEPPTRLIEVTEALLGKNEDIAARNRALFGKRGMLVLNVLSSPGSGKTTLIHRAIAELSPELALGVIVGDLATDNDAKRLREAGGPVIQITTGTVCHLEAEMVARAANDMGLDGLDILVIENVGNLVCPSAYDLGEDIRIVLLATTEGEDKPLKYPTMFRTADAVILNKSDISEVLGFDREAALAAIRAVSPAAPIFEVSARTGAGMDAFYRYLRDRLAAKRSASAG
- a CDS encoding NADP-dependent malic enzyme is translated as MGLNEEALEYHSRKPAGKLEITPTKPCSTQHDLALAYTPGVAEPCRRIAANPDDAFLYTSRGNLVAVITNGTAVLGLGNIGPLAAKPVMEGKALLFKRFADLDAVDLELDTEDPEAFIAAVKLLEPSFGGINLEDIKAPECFLIEERLRAEMNIPVFHDDQHGTAIISGAGLLNALDLVGKRFEDVKIVFSGAGAAAIACARFYKILGAKAENILFVDSKGVLHKGRTEGMNSVKAEFAAETDARTLADALVGADVFVGLSGAGIVSPAMLCSMADKPIVFALANPEPEISYEDALAARPDVIVATGRSDKPNQVNNVLGFPFIFRGALDVRATGVNGAMEIAAARALAELARADVPDSVAKAYGVNVLHFGPDYLIPKPLDPRVLLWVAPAVAKAAMDTGVARVTLDIDKYREQLEARLGASRELMRIIINKARAHPKRIVLAEGDNEKTIRAAVRMKQDGIALPVLLGSESVVCRVASDLQADLTGIQILDPEDPKTRAACAQRIHELRCRKGITSTEAWEMAGNPNYLAAVMVETGQADGMVTGVTFHYADALRPPLQIIRAAEGCRTAAGVYVLTTRNRVLFCADTTVNISPDSATLAEVAILTARLARDFDITPRVALLSFSNFGSTRHPRSDIVRRAVEIIREREPDLIVDGEMQATTALSADFLHSIYPFSRLKQDANVLIFPNLEAGNIGYKLVQRTANAECIGPILVGMSKPVYVVQRGDEVKDIVNAAAVAVVEAQKLAART